A stretch of the Streptomyces sp. NBC_01428 genome encodes the following:
- a CDS encoding response regulator transcription factor gives MDKAPPPIRVLVCDDQALVRTGYVTIFSAQPDMEVVGEAENGHEAVHAAQRLDPDVVVMDIRMPLLDGIQATRQLAGPDVQDPPKVLVVTTFNVDAYVYDALHAGASGFLLKDAPPSELVNGIRTVAKGEALLAPAVTRHLIGHFAERLRPAEASRPDSAAVVQTLTPRELEVFRHLAEGLSNAEIATQLFITLETVKTYVSRILTKLDLRDRVQAVVLAHRAGLVSFEP, from the coding sequence GTGGACAAGGCGCCTCCTCCCATCCGCGTGCTCGTCTGCGACGACCAGGCACTCGTACGCACCGGCTACGTGACCATCTTCTCCGCCCAGCCCGACATGGAGGTGGTCGGCGAGGCGGAGAACGGGCACGAGGCGGTCCACGCCGCACAGCGCCTTGATCCCGACGTGGTGGTCATGGACATCAGAATGCCTCTCCTCGACGGCATTCAGGCAACGCGGCAACTCGCGGGCCCCGACGTCCAGGACCCGCCGAAAGTGCTGGTCGTCACCACCTTCAACGTCGACGCCTACGTCTACGACGCCCTCCACGCGGGTGCCAGCGGTTTTCTCCTCAAGGACGCGCCGCCGTCCGAACTGGTCAACGGGATCCGGACGGTGGCGAAGGGCGAGGCGCTGCTCGCTCCGGCCGTCACCCGCCACCTCATCGGCCATTTCGCCGAACGCCTGCGTCCGGCCGAGGCGTCACGGCCGGACAGTGCGGCGGTGGTTCAGACATTGACGCCCCGTGAACTGGAGGTCTTCCGGCATCTCGCCGAAGGCCTGTCGAACGCGGAGATCGCCACGCAGTTGTTCATCACGCTCGAGACCGTCAAGACGTACGTCTCGAGGATCCTCACCAAACTCGACCTGCGGGACCGCGTCCAGGCCGTCGTCCTGGCGCACAGGGCGGGATTGGTCTCCTTCGAGCCCTGA
- a CDS encoding sensor histidine kinase codes for MAVGAAAVALVPALATLSTVGAQIGDLPQRPPSLWSVGLILAQTLPLAVRRRRPAVCLVVVAGAFAVHQAMGFTTTFASLGLYLALYSAGAHQGCRRLRLVGAMTGGYGVLAVALDRLGSPQDVADYLAFYLALAAFWILGSTVRGRRVGEVQRRRLVVEEAAAAERARIARELHDVVTHHVTAMVVQSDAAQVVFTSAPDKAAEGLSAVSDTGRTALKELRLLLGVLEATADSAPAGPALQGRAPALGRLEDLVAQTRRSGQPIEFRELGTRHAHSADVELAAYRVVQEALTNALKYAAGSPTRVVVEHSATLLDITVTTDRPAHATGPLEAEESTAGGRGLPGLRARIQMVSGQLKAGLRADGGFEVHATIPSVPIQE; via the coding sequence GTGGCTGTCGGGGCGGCTGCGGTGGCGCTCGTTCCGGCTTTGGCGACCTTGTCCACCGTCGGGGCGCAGATAGGGGATCTGCCGCAGCGCCCGCCAAGCCTGTGGAGCGTCGGTCTGATCCTTGCTCAGACGCTGCCGCTGGCGGTTCGACGCCGGAGACCTGCCGTGTGTCTCGTCGTGGTGGCGGGCGCGTTCGCGGTGCATCAGGCGATGGGCTTCACCACGACGTTCGCGAGTCTGGGACTCTATCTGGCTCTGTACTCGGCCGGTGCCCACCAAGGCTGTCGGCGCCTGCGCCTGGTGGGGGCGATGACTGGGGGCTATGGCGTCCTGGCCGTTGCCCTTGACCGGCTCGGCTCACCTCAGGACGTGGCGGACTATCTCGCGTTCTATCTGGCTCTGGCCGCGTTCTGGATCTTAGGGAGTACGGTGCGCGGGCGGCGAGTGGGTGAAGTCCAGCGGCGCCGACTGGTCGTCGAGGAGGCCGCGGCCGCCGAGCGGGCACGGATCGCCCGTGAACTGCACGACGTGGTGACGCACCACGTGACCGCCATGGTCGTCCAGTCGGACGCGGCCCAGGTCGTGTTCACCTCCGCGCCGGACAAGGCGGCAGAGGGGCTCTCCGCCGTCAGCGACACCGGCCGAACAGCCCTGAAAGAGCTGCGGTTGCTGCTCGGTGTACTGGAGGCGACCGCCGACAGCGCCCCAGCCGGTCCAGCACTCCAGGGGCGGGCACCCGCCCTGGGTCGGCTGGAGGACCTGGTGGCGCAGACCCGCCGGTCCGGGCAGCCCATCGAGTTCAGGGAACTGGGCACGCGGCACGCGCATTCCGCGGATGTGGAACTTGCTGCCTACCGGGTGGTTCAGGAGGCGCTGACCAACGCGCTCAAGTACGCGGCCGGTTCACCGACCCGCGTCGTGGTCGAACACTCCGCGACACTCCTCGACATCACGGTGACCACCGACAGACCCGCCCATGCCACCGGCCCCCTCGAAGCCGAGGAGAGCACTGCGGGCGGACGCGGGCTTCCCGGTCTACGAGCACGCATCCAGATGGTCAGCGGCCAACTAAAGGCAGGACTGCGCGCCGACGGAGGATTCGAAGTCCATGCCACCATCCCTTCCGTCCCCATCCAGGAGTGA
- a CDS encoding CPBP family intramembrane glutamic endopeptidase encodes MSTQSTAGGNAPTPDPEQPSEGRLSRLFRSPLGWMLAGLLGLGLVSGLTAAGPGPVPAVGAVAAVGVYWLVMRRLAHRSTPEIAFHGAGREALLGGAIGLGFVLLSTLLIVMFGGYSFSWAGHGFFTVVVSAVVVQAAAAVTEELMFRGVALQALEQMWGSRAAIVITGLFFGIAHLGAPHATAWSALCIALEAGVMLGAAFLWRRSIWFVAGLHFVWNLMEQLLGIPVSGHTPEGLFTVEVSGGTWLTGGDFGLEAALVTLVVGLLIAVRMVTLAGRSGRLVSRRSA; translated from the coding sequence ATGAGCACGCAGTCCACTGCCGGGGGCAACGCCCCTACCCCTGACCCTGAACAACCAAGTGAGGGCCGCCTGAGCCGGCTGTTCCGGTCACCGCTCGGCTGGATGCTGGCCGGTCTGCTGGGCCTGGGCCTGGTGTCGGGTCTGACGGCTGCGGGTCCTGGACCGGTTCCGGCGGTGGGCGCGGTTGCGGCGGTGGGTGTGTACTGGCTCGTGATGCGGCGCCTGGCGCATCGCTCGACGCCGGAGATCGCCTTCCACGGAGCCGGCCGCGAGGCTCTCCTCGGCGGTGCGATCGGCCTGGGCTTCGTGCTCTTGTCGACACTGCTGATCGTGATGTTCGGCGGCTACTCGTTCTCTTGGGCCGGCCACGGCTTCTTCACTGTCGTTGTGAGCGCGGTGGTGGTCCAGGCCGCCGCCGCGGTGACCGAGGAGCTGATGTTCCGCGGCGTCGCACTGCAGGCGTTGGAGCAGATGTGGGGGAGCCGTGCCGCCATCGTGATCACCGGACTGTTCTTCGGCATCGCCCACTTGGGCGCCCCGCACGCCACCGCGTGGAGTGCGCTGTGCATCGCCCTGGAAGCGGGTGTGATGCTCGGTGCCGCGTTCTTGTGGCGGCGCAGCATCTGGTTCGTCGCGGGGCTGCACTTCGTCTGGAACCTCATGGAGCAGCTCCTCGGCATCCCGGTCTCCGGGCATACCCCCGAGGGCCTGTTCACCGTCGAGGTGTCCGGCGGGACATGGCTGACCGGAGGCGACTTCGGACTCGAGGCCGCCCTGGTCACCCTCGTCGTCGGTCTGCTGATCGCTGTGCGCATGGTCACCCTCGCCGGCCGCAGTGGCAGACTCGTGTCGCGCAGGTCCGCCTGA
- a CDS encoding SDR family oxidoreductase: protein MARRPIDVTLPDFTGKRVVLTGGSDGMGLVIATRLAAAGAELILPVRNPRKGEAALTAIRERAPEANVSLRSLDLCSLESAAALGETLRQEGDPIHLLIGNAGVMNPPERQTTVDGFELQFGTNHLGHAALIGHLLPLLRDGDARVTLQLSIAANRGSVNWDDSNWERSYNSMDAYSQSKIAYGLFGLELDRRSRAGGWGITANLAHPGVAPTNLLAARPEIGRAAAVPARRVVTALSRLGVVGTVTSAGLPALMAATTPGDQGGRFFGPNGVGGLGGRPAEQKLFSRLRSPGDARRMWDLTQQLTKVPLNMT, encoded by the coding sequence ATGGCACGCCGACCCATCGACGTCACCCTCCCCGACTTCACCGGCAAGCGCGTCGTCCTCACCGGTGGCAGCGACGGCATGGGGCTCGTCATCGCCACCCGCCTCGCTGCGGCAGGCGCCGAGCTGATCCTGCCGGTCCGCAACCCCCGCAAGGGCGAGGCCGCACTGACGGCCATCCGTGAGCGAGCGCCCGAGGCGAACGTCTCGCTGCGCTCCCTCGACCTCTGCTCGCTCGAGTCCGCCGCCGCGCTCGGCGAGACACTGCGGCAGGAGGGCGACCCGATCCATCTGCTCATCGGCAACGCGGGCGTCATGAACCCGCCCGAGCGACAGACCACCGTCGACGGCTTCGAGCTGCAGTTCGGCACCAACCATCTCGGCCACGCGGCCCTCATCGGGCACCTGCTGCCGCTGCTGCGCGACGGAGACGCGCGGGTGACCCTGCAACTGAGCATCGCCGCCAACCGGGGCTCCGTGAACTGGGACGACTCCAACTGGGAGCGCTCGTACAACAGCATGGACGCGTACTCCCAGTCGAAGATCGCCTACGGGCTGTTCGGCCTTGAGCTCGACCGGCGCAGCAGGGCCGGCGGCTGGGGCATCACCGCCAACCTCGCGCACCCCGGTGTCGCCCCGACGAACCTGCTCGCGGCGCGTCCGGAGATCGGCCGCGCCGCAGCGGTTCCGGCCCGTCGGGTGGTCACCGCGCTCTCCCGGCTGGGCGTCGTGGGCACCGTCACGAGCGCCGGTCTGCCCGCGCTGATGGCGGCGACGACACCCGGCGACCAGGGCGGCAGGTTCTTCGGCCCGAACGGCGTCGGCGGTCTTGGCGGCCGGCCCGCGGAGCAGAAGCTCTTCTCGCGCCTGCGGAGCCCTGGCGACGCACGGCGCATGTGGGACCTCACGCAGCAGCTCACCAAGGTGCCGCTGAACATGACGTGA
- a CDS encoding helix-turn-helix transcriptional regulator — protein MEIDRTGLADFLRHRREALQPEDVGLPRGQRRRTGGLRREEVAVLCHMSTDYYARLERARGPQPSEQMIASIAQGLHLNIQERDHLFRLAGHAPPARGGETEQHIAPGLLRILDRLDDTPAEIVTELGETLRQTSMGVALTGDLTGYRGPARSLGYRWFTDPATRARYAADDHQYLSRVYASGQREVVAQRGPRSRAAGLAELLLNESEEFRALWGLHEVGVLPTSGKRFVHPDVGLLDLECQTLLDPYQSHLLLVYTAVPGSETHEKLHLLSVISAPLH, from the coding sequence ATGGAGATCGATCGCACCGGGCTGGCCGACTTTCTGCGGCACCGGCGTGAGGCGCTGCAGCCGGAGGACGTGGGGTTGCCCCGTGGGCAGCGTCGCCGGACCGGGGGGCTGCGCCGCGAGGAGGTCGCGGTGCTCTGTCACATGTCTACGGACTACTACGCCCGGCTGGAGCGCGCCCGCGGGCCACAGCCGTCCGAGCAGATGATCGCCTCGATCGCACAGGGCCTGCATCTGAACATCCAGGAACGCGACCACCTGTTCCGACTCGCCGGACATGCGCCGCCTGCGCGCGGGGGTGAGACCGAACAGCACATCGCGCCGGGCCTGTTGCGGATCCTGGACCGCCTTGACGACACTCCGGCCGAAATCGTGACCGAGCTCGGCGAGACGCTCCGGCAGACCTCTATGGGCGTGGCGCTCACGGGCGATCTGACCGGCTACCGCGGCCCGGCCCGCAGTCTCGGCTACCGGTGGTTCACCGATCCCGCCACCCGTGCCCGCTACGCGGCCGACGACCACCAGTACCTCTCGAGAGTGTACGCATCGGGGCAGCGGGAGGTCGTCGCCCAACGTGGTCCGCGATCCCGGGCGGCCGGTCTCGCGGAGCTCCTGCTGAACGAGAGTGAGGAGTTCCGCGCGCTCTGGGGCCTCCACGAGGTCGGCGTGCTCCCCACGTCCGGAAAACGCTTCGTCCACCCGGACGTCGGGCTGCTCGACCTGGAGTGCCAGACGCTGCTCGATCCGTACCAGTCTCACCTTCTGCTCGTCTACACCGCTGTGCCGGGCAGCGAGAC